The genomic region atgagcttttaaaaaaaagaaaagggtgaGAATACTTTAAGAGGAGTTTTGTTAAATGATTTATAGTTTACTTTCTCCATCTGGAAAAAAGACAGtgtatctagatcagtggttctcaacctgggggttgggacccctttgggggtcgaacgaccctttcacaggggtcgcagcagggcaagcagcttggctggggggtgccatccacactaCAGCCTTGCAGGTTAgtttgagatagagcattcgtctgtctggagcagcggaaaagagcgagatcagcatgacgggacaagaggcagaactgaactgagaaaccctggggggggggaaacaatttatatacaatcatgaacaatggatcttcatgccatatgtcaatttcagtttaatttctgtgaaagaatgcttgcataatgttatggttggggttaCCACAACACGaagaaatgtattaaagggtcgcggcattaggaaggttgagaaccactgctctagatcaggagtagtcaacctgtggtcctccagatgttcgtggactacaattcctatgagcccctcatgggaattgtagtccatgaacatctggaggaccacaggttgactacccctgctctagatggaaaCAGTCCATTTCACAATTTCTCAGCCCACCTACAGAACCTTTTATACAGAACCTTAGACCAGTTTTTGTGACACAGAGATCTTGCTTGGAAGTCCCATTACAGTTCATTAGCATGGTCATAATCTGATGTACTGTTGGGCTAcaaactgccccaccccccaaaaaaaccctaaggtgtacaaattatttaaaaatcccATTTAGGTGTGACATCTACAAACAGATGGACTGAAGGTAGTTAGCTGGCAGAGAACTGGGCTTTCAAAGTATGGTCTCCAGCTACTTTTGTCAGACACAGTCCATAATAATCATAGTTTACTGTGACACCTGAATTCACAAACTACAGCACTGCCCCTTTTTGCTGTCTGGCTCCAGAGGTAGCAATAGAAGGAGGAAATCTTTCTCCCCATGTTTCCTTCTCTGTGGGCAGGCAACCACAGGGGGTAGAACTCTTCTCAGTACTTGGATTTCTCATTCTCAAACCTGTTCTGCTATCATCCCTTCAGAAAGAACGAAGGCCATGAGTCTTAGAGGGCTATCTGGACAGGAAGTAGTGCACTTCTGCAGGTCCCGCCCACATTGGTGCCAGAGATTAAGCCGGGGACCTTCCACATgcgaagcagaggctcttccactgagccacagcccttctcccCTAATGCTTGcagcccactgaaatcaatgattTAAGCGGATGGAAACTCAGTCCTACACAAATCCCCCACTGCCATGTTTCATTCTAAGAAttaccccccacccctgcagatgACCATACCAAATGAAGCCTTCCCAAAATGTGCATCTTCCACGCTATTATCTCTTCTTTCTTCCTCAGCTCTTCCTGCTGTAGTCGAAGCTTGTATCTGAGTATGCTGATAATCTGGTTCTGCATCTTCTCCTAGGACAAAGATGGCAATGGGACAAGCTTAGGTTCCTTCCATTTCACAAGAACATGAAGGCTTATTAAACGCTTCCATCCTTTACATTCCCTGCTGCCTAGAGGTAAAGGGCGGGATAGGGAAATTTACTTCCACAGCGGTTCTTGAAAACAAATgtacatttcttggatgctttaggatgctttcggctgattctgcgttgagcagggggttggactagatggcctgtatggccccttccaactctatcattctgtgattctgcacAAAAGGCTTGTAAAAACCTGTCTatcaattcaggggggggggacagaaataaTTACCCAACCTATGCCCTTGTTGCACTTGGGCAATGAGGTTTCCTTCCCAAAAATGCTGAAACCGTGCCAGCACAGAGGAGGAGATGAGCCAACTGGTATCAAAAACAGGGAGGCCCTGGCTACCCTATCAACCCCCATTTACCTTTTCAGGACACCGGCCTGCAGTGGAAAGATGACATTGGGACCACAGCTAGTGCAAGTACATTTCAGAGGAGTGTCGTTTCCTTTAAAAACCCAATTGTTTCCATCCACTGTAAGAGCCAGTACTAAGGCAGTTACTTGCATGGTCACCAGTGGTGAAGCCAGAAGGAGCAGCCACAACAAGTTCTTCAACTAAAGGCAGAGTCTTTTATTACATCCTGCATTATAAATGTAATATACCAGAAGGCTGACTACTGAATCGGTCCCCAATcatgctcccttccttcctcctgtgtCAGCCCAGCATTCCTTCAGCTTGCTGGAGCAGAAGAACTCAGAAAACTACTGCTTTTTAGTAAGGATGCTTGGCTTGTAACTCACCATCCATCCAGGGCAGCAGGGGGGAACAATGGGTTGGATACCATATATgctcaggggtagttaaactgcggccctccagatgtccatggactacaattcccatgagctcctgccagcaaatgctggcagggggctcatgggaattgtagtccattgacatctggagggccgcggtttgaccacccctgtgctAAGTGCTAGTCAACAGACATCTTCTGTTAAACTGAAAATACTAACCATGGGTGTTGTTTTTTTGAGTctgtgctaaagcctttgctGCTCTGGTATAAACCGTATTTTCCTATGAAGACATTCTACTGCATTTCTCTTTACTTACTTCACAGGAACATGTTGTTGTACAAGGACATTCCTAATGGGGACAAGCAGAAGCGGCACCATAACCCTTGTTTACAACTTAATTGGCTGGCCGTTATGGACAAGTtgctgaattggggggggggatctctcttTGATCTACCATCTTGTATAGCTGTACCCcttaaaaattatatttctaTTCAGCATCCCAAGTACCTTCAGTGTTTGCGATTCTCTGATCTGGTCGTACTGTTCTTTCCACCGGGcagactccacctggagaaaatgaatctCGTTTTTGCCCTTGGCGACTTGCTGCTGAAGTTCACCGTTCTCCATTCGGAAGGTGTGGATCTGTTGATGCATCTTCTCCATCTCGGCATGTTCGTCCTCAGATCGCGCCTGCAAGCTTTTAATCTGAGCAACCAGCTTATTGTACTTGCAGACCAGCTTTTTCCTTTCTGCCCGCCTCTCCTCCTTCTGCCTCTGGAGTGTTGCCTGCAAGGACGTGACATGCCTCTCGAGGCTGTCCTTTTCTCCTTTTGTCTTATGCAGGGCTGACGCTGCACCACTGACCTTCTGTTCCAACTTGTGCTTGACGGTGCTCAGCTCTtgtatttcttcctctttcccgtGGAGAATGGAGTCCAGCTCTTCACAGTGGCTCATGTACTTGGTCTTCTCCCCCACTTCTTCCTGAAGCTTTTCCCGAAGGGTTCCGACGTCAGCCTTCAACTCCTTCAGCTGCAGCACCAGAGCGGACCTCTCTGCTTCACAGTCCTGCAGGTCTCCCTTTGTGCTGGCCAAAGCCTCCTCGATgctcttcaggcagctctctgctTTGTCCTTCTCTGCCGTGGCCTTGTTCTTTGCTGCTGTGAGATCAGTGATGCTTCTCTTGAGAGCGGCGATGGTGTCGGAGAAGCCATTCTGATTGAGAATGTCCACTTCCAGCTCCTTAATCTTGGCCCCCAAGGAAATGGCGTCATAGTAGAGGTCCATGATTTggatttgttgtttcttttgatcgtgttctagttcctggatggtttGATCCCAGTCCAGGTCCCCTTCCTGAAGCTGCAGGTTCTCGATTTCTTTAATCTTCTTCTCTAAAGTGACACTGCAGCGCTGAAGGTCCAAAACACGGGTCAGCTGCCTCTGCTGGTCCTGCCCTAAGCCGCTAATCGCCCTGCAGAAGTCCATGTCACCTTCCTGAAGCAGCAGTTGCTTTAAGCTGAATTCTGAGGCATTTCTCTCGCAGAGTTTCAGGGATGCTTCATAATGGTTCAGGTAGCAACTCCTTGTAATATGGGACAGGGAACTGCCTTTGTCTCCCATATCCCCTTGCTTACAATCTCTGGCCATCTCTGCTTGGACCGGTGctaatttctcttctgcttcatGTTCGCCTTTGGACACAGtttcaaccttaaaaaaaaacataagctTTAAATCACTTGGCAGGCAAAGAATCAATTTACAGCACCCTCCCTCTAGATGATATTGGGGCTATTGCTAGAGCTGGGGAGAGTTTGCCGCCATGTCTTAAGGGTTTTGATATATGTAATCTGATtatatgtctgttttaaggggatttttattggggtttttattcagatgattgtaacccaccacgagcctttgaggagcggcaggcaataaatcgaaaaataaataaaaataaataaagatctgTTTTCTAGCAGGAAGTAGCCTGACGGCTTCCCCAAAAGGTGGAAATAGTTGCATAACTTCGCCTAAAAATCATGTTCTTTTGCTATAGCTACCTTTCTAGGCTCCCATTACTTGCTCTTTCTGAGCAATTCACTTGGGTTACCCATTTATCTAGTGCACTCTGATCCTGGATTTTCCTTCAAGGAGTTCAGAGTGCAACACATGCTCCTCTGTTCCCATTTAATCttcacaaccaccaccctgtgaggtaggccaggctgagagtgatCCACTCGGGATAACCTAGCGAGTTTCAGGGCAGGGTGGGGCTCTGAAACAGGGCCTATAGAGATCAATTATCTAGCCTTGCATTCTCTATTTTGACTGCTGACGGCTTGTTGAAGTCTTAGGCAGAATTATTTTTACTGCCTGGCATGTTTTTAAGTGGGATTGAGTCTGGCACTTCCTGAAAATCCAGCTAGATTCCTAAACTGTAGCCCCTCTGATGCCACTTTATAATTGGTAATCGAATGCATTCAGTGAATTCCTTGCAACTCACTGTGCCCAGGGTTGCCATTCTTCAGgttaggcctggagatcttcaacaATTACAACTAATCGCCAGACAACACTGATACATTctcacaaacaaaatggctgctttggaaggggaaatCTGTATCCTattgaggtccctttcctccctacATTCCACCGTTCCCaggtttcacccccaaatctccatgttggcagtcttggcatagtggttaagagaagtggccTCTGATCcggagggccaggtttgattcctcactactcttccacatgcagccagctgagtgactttgagccagtcagagttctctcagcctcacctacttcacagggtgtctattgtggggagaggaagggtaggggactgtaggccactttgagattcctttgggtagaaaaatgaGAGTACAGAAAAAGGGCTCTCTAGCCCTTGTgtctaattattatttattagatttttacaccATCCTTCACTCATTTGTAAGttattatttttatacattttctgCCCAATTTCATGTGACTCAGCATGGGTTCTACCACAATAAAATTGCATCATGGTAAATACAGCAGTAAAATATAAACTCTTGGAAAGGCAGAGCAGATTAAAATCTCAACAAATTCAGTCACCTATCTGGTAAGTCTTCTCATActaggaaaggaggagagaggagtTGGGAGAATCTTCCCGGCCCAAGGCTTTGGTGAGAAGGCcagcataatttggatgttactTTGATGCCATACAAAAGCCCTGCCCATGATATTACATCTCTACATATTACGCCAGTGATGATTCATTCTCTTCATCATCAAAGGATGGCCAATTAAATAAGGAAAGAATCTGTTCTGCCTTTCTTTTTAAGTGATGCAGTTACATATTTTCACAGTGGCACCGTTGCCGATTTCCCcagctgcccccctgcccccaccccaatcaataaaattaaaaagttatAAATAAAGAAGGCACCTTACAATTTCTGGTGGAGAAGAGCCACTCATCACTTCCTCTTGGCTGATACAATATGCCACATTTCTCCTGAAGCGTTCTTTTAGGCGTCTGTTGGATTGCATGACAGTGTAAGTATTGTCGAGGTGTGCATCCAGAGCATCTGGAGAAATAGTGAGCCCTGTGTCTGCTGATTCGGTGGGTTGTTCGGTGTCGGTCTATCAAAAAGATGGATTCAGAGTTTGTTCACTGATTGGGAAGGAAAATATGATACCACAAAAAGAGATGTGGAAAGTCAGATATTAAAATCTTAACTTGGGCATTCAGGCACTTCTGCCCTATCTctctggaagaaaaaaacccagaacttTTAAATATGTTTCCAGTTACCATGGTCAGCCCATCTAAAGCCCTGCTTCCTTAAGTTAGCACCTTTCCCATCAGCCAGTCCTTAGCTGCTTCTGCAAAATCCCTTTGGAGTGAAAAGTATAAAGTCTGGTAGAAATGGACATCCAAATATCTAAGATAAATAGATCTATGGGCGATCCCTGTCACTATAGCTCAAAAATTTGCATTCCAAGATCACAGAAGgctaaagtaaaaggtaaaggtaaaggtatcccctgtgcaagcaccgagtcatgtctgacccttggggtgacgccctctagcgttttcatggcagactcaatacggggtggtttgccagtgccttccccaatcattaccgtttaccccccagcagcaagctgggtactcattttaccgacctcggaaggatggaaggctgagtcaaccttgagccggctgctgggattgaactcccaacctcatgggcaaagttttcagatggctgccttaccactctgcgccacaagaggctcttgaaggcTAAAGTATGTTTCTGCAAATCCTGGAGAAGCAGTAGGTgtccagacaaaaaaaaaacctggatatACATAGAGGGTACGCAAGCCCTTCTGCAAACTCCCAAGTTCTCGGGAGCCAAAAACAATTTGAAAGGTTAAATATTGAGAATCTGATATTTCCTGACAGTCACAGTAataacatggggggaggggagagagaattgTAGGTGGTATTTTGGGGTTGGGCTTGGAAGGGCAAGCAAAATGGGGGACAGAGGATAAGGGAGATGCTGTGAGGGGGGAAGAAAATAAGGTTGGGTGAGCAGCTGGGAGAAGGGAAGACCAGACtggtgggtggggaagggagggaggtcagGAAGAAATACTGGACAGTTGGGGATATTGGGTTGGAGGGTCAAAGTACAGTCAGGATATAGAGGCAGAAGGAGGAGCCACAGACCTAAAAGGAGAGCAGAATTCCAGAAGGGGGAAGGATTAAGAACACATTGTGGCATatttaaatcactttaaaatggtggttggTTCCTCGTGGGGGACATGAAGCCACCATCACACCTACTTTGGTCCACAGTAGCAGTGAAACACCGTGaaatatggatttttttcctccttttttgttgTGACAACAGGGACCTCCCAAAGCGCTCTTCTAGTTTCAGAATGGGATCATCTCTGTGATCACAAATTGGTGATTCTTAAATGTGAAACAACCCCCTTTTTGTTGATGCTCTTGGTGTGCGGCATGGAAAACAAAGACAACTCTGGCTGTACGGTTTTTCCCCACAGTTACAGAAAAGCTTACCATGTTTCCATTCTGATCAGATGTCCTTTCACCCATATTTGAAATGTTTGATGTAATAAGCAACTCTTCATCAGTAAAATGCATGTTTCTCTTGAACAAAGTGTTGGTGGGCTGAGTGAGGAAACTTGATACTTCCTTGATGGGGGAGTCCTTCACAATGCAGTCCAGTAAGGATTCCCCCATGATCACCAGTGGATCTTCCAGGATGGGCACAGTCAGTGTATCCACCAATAAGTCCCTGGCTGGTAGAGCTTCCTCAGCCATGAGTTCCCATGCTGTATTGGGACCAGGGACTTCTTCCACCTCACTGCTTTCCTTTGGTTTATCCAGCAGCCTGCATGGTGGTGCTGATTCTTCCTGGGAAGATACTTCCTCATTGGAGTCTTTCCACTCACCGGCATAGAAAGAATctttatctccaggggaagttcTCAGAGTATTCAGGGTTACGTTTTCTGAAGCATCTTCAGAATCTGCAGGTGAACAGCATATTCACAAATAAATCAAAGACAGACGACAGGTGAGAGTTTTCAGTTGCACTTGAATTAAACACCATTTCTTGACTTGGTATAGTTGGCTTTTGTAtcctggttttcactacccaaagaggagtctcaaaggggcttacaatcatctttcctttctctccccaccaaaggtaccttgtgaggtaggtgaggctgaggaatctgaggtaaactgctctgagataattgctctaacaggactgtgactagcccaaggtcgcccagctagctgcatgtggaggagtagggaatcaagcccggctggccagattagaagctgccatttttaatCAATACACCAAGCATTAATTAAAGAATACATTTACATTTAGGtttctaaattattttaaatttttacaattttttttacagATTAAAATCTTACCGGAAAATTTAATTCATAGgtgctttacgcaccgggatctttgtagcaaattggtcactgaatgaaaaatcgccatttaaaatagtggaattcgtcgttatgcatacctgcctttgtagtggaatccagttgcgttttgtagcgtttcccacaggcttccggtctcggcagaaatagctagaaaggaagcgctattgccgagctcgtcccgcccctggccgtcaagcagccaacgggcagccgttagcatgctcccaaacagcccctttccctttaagaaaggttttttttttaaaaaacagacccattgcaacgaatctgtgttaattcgttgcaacggagagacccatccagctgcctggtgtgtttgagctgtcgtttgatcgttgccacgctccctctgagtgaaaaaaaaaaaatccccccctcccccgggcccgattttcggctgaatgaatgtgtaaaatgtgtgtgcttagtgactgaaggggagggactgaagccagggaagcatctaaactgaaagaggctcgctggtgcgttatccccgctcgctcggagaaaaaaaaaatggcgatcgcttcgccggaagatcagagaagagagccagggggagggactttgtagaaactgcaacaatgttaacgcacaggtctttttcgctagtgttgcagattggttgcaggagtgtatcgctttccggagggtgaatccacttttggggatttccctgaaagcgctacaaggaagcgctttttgcagattggtttcaggtgtgtggcagattgtcgacgacgttgtgcaaaacagcaaatcagtagcgttttcaattggcaaccattgtgctattttgaaggcgtgcaaaaagccccatagaaTCACAGGGTTGGTGATTCTGATGGAataagctctcagaagagctgagggccctattggagttgtcagctttctgcagggcctaaaAGACCCAcgaggcatatggttgaggccccgGAGTGAGTACCAGGGGATCTTCTAGTATTGTGAGTTCAGGACCCTCTCTCCTAATGAAAGAGCACCTTGACCACAGccggatggggtggggagagttaGAACTCCATGGTTTTGCTATCTTTTAATATGATATGGGGATTTTTAGGGgctttattgtttttactgttttattgtgaactaccACGAGTCTCtgtgagagcagcggtatataagtctaacaataaataaaaataaaataaataaaggggccatctagtccaggcccctgctcaatgtagggttggtctaaagcaagggtagtcaacatgtggtcttccagatgttcacagactacaattcccatgagcccctgacagcaattgctggcaggggttcatgggaattgtagtccgtgaacatctggaggaccacaggaccctggtctaaagcatccatgataaggatctgtccagatgctgcttaaaaatggccagtgagggggagcttaccacctctttCGGCAGCTGTAGTTGATTGGATGGCTTCTCAGAAAGTAAGAATCAaatccttgaacctgattcagactccaatttcatgctcttcctctctttccctcgCATTGAGTGGAACCAAGACTTGGAATTTTTATCTCACAAGAAGTGTTAACAAAGTAAAACCAGGGTCACCATACCCTATCCATTACAGATGTTAGGTAAATAGTGAATGGAGCTAAATTCTTGATTACAGTTGAATTTTTCGTAATTACATTCCTGCATGTCACAGCTTTTGACCCTGCTGTTTGTTTTTCGTATTTCCTATATTAAAAGACAGCATGGTAAGGAGCCAGTTCTTGTCATCTGAAGAAGTAGGCTCCAATGCATGAATGCTTatagtgaaaaaatatttcgTTACTTTAAGGTGCCACGCGATTCCTGCCTATTGGTGGCCTCCTAAAGCATGGGTCCTTTTCCTGTCCCTTTATTAACTTTAGTTTATTTTGCCTCAGGGATGGTTGTTTCTTGGTCAAGTTGGACACCTCTGTACCCATCCTCCTTTTATAAAGATATATAATGTACAGCCGTCATTCAGAACACAGGAAGGAATGAGAGTGCAAACCCTACGGGTTTATATGACAGAGTCATAAAAGATAGCTACCATATGTGAAATCCTCCAGCAGCGGCTCAGAAAGATGGTCCCCCTTGTAAAGAGTGTAGTCACATTCGCTTTTCTTCCCTGCACCCTGCATCTCATCCTACAACcacaaaaatggggaaaaatcaaTGGCAGCTAGGCATTTGTGACCACAAAACAACCTATAGTAAATAGAATCAGAAAAAGAACATTTCTGTATAAATTACCAATTGGGTGAAAAGCAAACTATATGGTTAGAACATCTGTTCACTCTAAACTGGAaagcccaggctagctcgatctcatcaggtctcacacgctaagcaaggtcagccttggcCAGTATTTGAATAAGAGACCTCTGAGAaataccagggtcgtgacatggaggcaggcaatggcagatctcctctgaaagtctcttgtctTGCAAATCTCATGAGATCACCATAAGTGAGCTATGACTTTCAGCACTTTCCCTACTACCAGACCCTCTGGTGCAGCAGCTTGCTATGAAATTTAAAAAGGGTGCCCTCTTCTCTGTTGGTGTTTAAATAACTGCTTGTGTTCTGAGCTTTCACCACTGAAATGGATGCTCTTCACTTCTGTATTTATGCCTGCTGTTTGTAAAAAGTACTTTGTTTGGTGGGAGTGCTTTTATTACTTTGAATTACTGCTGCCGGCTTCATTCAAACAGTCAACGCTTACAGAATGATTACCGTGGAACGCTACGTACATTTTCATAAATCAATATGGCCACCGTTCAAAGGACTGCCTTCCTATAACTAACAGAGAATAAATGATATTCCAAGGTGTGCTCACTTGAGAGGCATCCAAAGTAGCATTGCAGCTTTCAGCATTGAGTGGGTCTTTAGGGATCAGCTCCAGGGAATCTTGACCAATCAAAGTCACGTCTGCTTCGGTCATGACAGTCAAAAGCTCTACGATCTTTCTCTGATGTTCTGACTTCTAAAGGGAAATGACAAGATTTGGAGAGTCTTAGCCTGAAATTGGAACCAAGAAGACACACCGAGAGTGCCTGAATGGCCTGGCAAAATTGGTGAACTAAGTAAGATGGTGGAACTGATAGGCTTAGTAAATAGAAGACCACCGGAAGAATGTCAGAAACACTGGCACCTGTATTTAGACTTTGTGAATAGGCAGTCTCATAGTGTACCATACTAATAAGAGTTACGGTGGAAACTGTAATAACTTgattttctctgttttatttcttGTTCTTTCTATGTTATTAATGTAAACAAATAACATGCCATTGGggtccttacctgaactatttaagaagatAAGTGACATGGAGACAGAACAGGGTTTTATACTAAAATGTTTGTAAAATATAGTTTATATAATTTTACTAATGTAGTTTCTTAATATCAATATTTTGTCATATTCTAATAgaacaatacatttttaaaaatatcttaaacAAATAACATGGcattaaaaataaagatttggAGAATATTTTTTAAGATAACCTGCATGCAAGAAAATCTCTAAATACAAGAATGTAATACTATATTACATATTATACTGAtaatatgcattttttaaaggctCAGACTAGAATTCGCACATATGCACATTGTCCTGTATTTGAATCTTTTACATCTACTATTGCCAACAGGTCTGTGCAGTGGGAACATTTCATGGCCTGGGGCTACCGACTGAGGGGGTTGAGGCAAGGGGACTTATAACCCTTGCTTGACCTTGGTAATCGTCAGGGACTGTTTCTGATTGCAACTAAAAGCAAGAGAAGTCTAGTTCAATTGTAATCTCCCTCAATTGTAATCTCCCTTATCTCCCTTCTGAGAGATAAATAAGTATCATTCTagagagattcaggtggatagctgtgttggtctgaaccaggggtgggcaaactgtagccctccagcaaatgctggcaggggctcatgggaattgtagtccatggacatctggagagccacagtttgcccacccctggaacaaagtttgagtccagtagcaccattaagaccaacaaatgtttatacccaaaattaaacattgtcggtcttaaagtcccagaattaaacattgatTAGGATCCATAGCTGTGTGGGTCTTGAAGCAGCAggtcaaaatttgagtccaacggcacctttaagaccaacagcgttttattctaggtgtgagcatTCCTGcgtgtgcacacttcctcagacaatgaagcAGGACTCATCACAGCgcagatataaggacagagtaaatgaacaggaaattagtaaacagcatcctgAAGATATCCCGCAAATATGCAGCATCATATTTTGCTAGTATAACAAGAGTTCATCGGTCCTTTTGGGTTCAATCGCCCCCACAAAAACATAAGGGAAAAATGTTACAGTCAGTGATTCATGGCTGACGCTTTGCCagctgtgaaaataaataattcaaaggGACCTGTTGCTAGCCTCATCCGTTGCCAAATATTGTTGACCTTAAAGCCCAGAActacctttcagaccaacaaaggctTTATACTTATGTTGTGGGACATAAGTATGTCCTTTCGCCCAGGGCCATCTCCACATATTCTTTTACAAATGCGCCCTCCCGTCCAACGGGGGAACCCTAATGGGGTCATCAGCAACGGTGACGGGGCGCTTTAGCAGCCAGGGTAAAGGCAAACCCGCCCCTAACTCCCCTCCCATTTTTAGTCAGCCTAATTCCGCGGTTGCCTTTTCCAAATGCGAAGATGCTCACAGCCCCGTGGATCCATCGAGAGGCACCCCGGGTCCCGAGAGGAGATCGCCGCCTCTTTCCCCCCGCCGGCCTCGCCTTACCGGTCATCCCGCCGCCGGCCAAACTCTCTGTGACGTCAAAAACACGGCTAAGGCGTCACAGCCTCACGTCcgcgggcggagggggggggcgacaggctttttcttcttttggggaGGAGAATGACCCTTCCGTTTCTTTCATCCTGCTGCAAAGTCCTCGTCCTTCAACCCGCGTCCGTTGCTTGCTACTCGGAAGTAACAATGCAAGCCAAGGGGCATGAAGGCATCCGGCGCAT from Paroedura picta isolate Pp20150507F chromosome 9, Ppicta_v3.0, whole genome shotgun sequence harbors:
- the CAGE1 gene encoding cancer-associated gene 1 protein isoform X3, whose amino-acid sequence is MTGKARPAGGKRRRSPLGTRGASRWIHGAKSEHQRKIVELLTVMTEADVTLIGQDSLELIPKDPLNAESCNATLDASQDEMQGAGKKSECDYTLYKGDHLSEPLLEDFTYDSEDASENVTLNTLRTSPGDKDSFYAGEWKDSNEEVSSQEESAPPCRLLDKPKESSEVEEVPGPNTAWELMAEEALPARDLLVDTLTVPILEDPLVIMGESLLDCIVKDSPIKEVSSFLTQPTNTLFKRNMHFTDEELLITSNISNMGERTSDQNGNMTDTEQPTESADTGLTISPDALDAHLDNTYTVMQSNRRLKERFRRNVAYCISQEEVMSGSSPPEIVETVSKGEHEAEEKLAPVQAEMARDCKQGDMGDKGSSLSHITRSCYLNHYEASLKLCERNASEFSLKQLLLQEGDMDFCRAISGLGQDQQRQLTRVLDLQRCSVTLEKKIKEIENLQLQEGDLDWDQTIQELEHDQKKQQIQIMDLYYDAISLGAKIKELEVDILNQNGFSDTIAALKRSITDLTAAKNKATAEKDKAESCLKSIEEALASTKGDLQDCEAERSALVLQLKELKADVGTLREKLQEEVGEKTKYMSHCEELDSILHGKEEEIQELSTVKHKLEQKVSGAASALHKTKGEKDSLERHVTSLQATLQRQKEERRAERKKLVCKYNKLVAQIKSLQARSEDEHAEMEKMHQQIHTFRMENGELQQQVAKGKNEIHFLQVESARWKEQYDQIRESQTLKEKMQNQIISILRYKLRLQQEELRKKEEIIAWKMHILGRLHLDMKSVHSDLSTRSLYTEESRFNSPYVQKASNLLSKIRSLLALTEGLLSCQKHESTAAMRKLIIKERPSEGHHTGDPVTGQEESPHGSDLLRTKLGEYHKQTDNNWSAVNSLSFFKFKDRESNLASEEECKAVIEEDKTFQVDFGSLACKASDALQHGTQRNHSLCTGSGWL
- the CAGE1 gene encoding cancer-associated gene 1 protein isoform X2; this translates as MTGKARPAGGKRRRSPLGTRGASRWIHGAKSEHQRKIVELLTVMTEADVTLIGQDSLELIPKDPLNAESCNATLDASQDEMQGAGKKSECDYTLYKGDHLSEPLLEDFTYDSEDASENVTLNTLRTSPGDKDSFYAGEWKDSNEEVSSQEESAPPCRLLDKPKESSEVEEVPGPNTAWELMAEEALPARDLLVDTLTVPILEDPLVIMGESLLDCIVKDSPIKEVSSFLTQPTNTLFKRNMHFTDEELLITSNISNMGERTSDQNGNMTDTEQPTESADTGLTISPDALDAHLDNTYTVMQSNRRLKERFRRNVAYCISQEEVMSGSSPPEIVETVSKGEHEAEEKLAPVQAEMARDCKQGDMGDKGSSLSHITRSCYLNHYEASLKLCERNASEFSLKQLLLQEGDMDFCRAISGLGQDQQRQLTRVLDLQRCSVTLEKKIKEIENLQLQEGDLDWDQTIQELEHDQKKQQIQIMDLYYDAISLGAKIKELEVDILNQNGFSDTIAALKRSITDLTAAKNKATAEKDKAESCLKSIEEALASTKGDLQDCEAERSALVLQLKELKADVGTLREKLQEEVGEKTKYMSHCEELDSILHGKEEEIQELSTVKHKLEQKVSGAASALHKTKGEKDSLERHVTSLQATLQRQKEERRAERKKLVCKYNKLVAQIKSLQARSEDEHAEMEKMHQQIHTFRMENGELQQQVAKGKNEIHFLQVESARWKEQYDQIRESQTLKEKMQNQIISILRYKLRLQQEELRKKEEIIAWKMHILGRLHLDMKSVHSDLSTRSLYTEESRFNSPYVQKASNLLSKIRSLLALTEGLLSCQDSKTVADSSKKSETGFKRNEKTKSHSIKKKTIEEKHESTAAMRKLIIKERPSEGHHTGDPVTGQEESPHGSDLLRTKLGEYHKQTDNNWSAFKDRESNLASEEECKAVIEEDKTFQVDFGSLACKASDALQHGTQRNHSLCTGSGWL